A genomic segment from Streptosporangium roseum DSM 43021 encodes:
- a CDS encoding cation:proton antiporter, producing the protein MALGDALIALGGSFLAAGIIARLGTRIGLPTIPLFMLAGIIFGPHTPGLALVDNPADLKVIAALGLIFLLFYLGLEFSLDDLVAGGRRLVLAGVLYILLNVGGGLAFGFAVGWGSREALVLAGVIGISSSAIVTKLLVDLGRLGNPESRLILGIIVVEDVFLALYLAVLQPVLSGADTFAAAAISFGKAFAFLIVLTALARWGTRLVNTLVTTRDDELLVVMFTGLAIFTAGVAEELGVSDAIGAFMIGLILSSTKAAPRIRQLVHPLRDAFAALFFFAFGLSIEPGDMLSVAWPIVIAVAITVLLNIAAGVLAAKLNSFGRMEAVNISLTVLSRGEFALVLATMALAAGLDTRLAPFIAGYVLVLALLGPLIASRSEPIARALPGGRKRRGRGAPEEKDSVP; encoded by the coding sequence GTGGCACTGGGTGACGCTCTCATCGCCCTCGGCGGCTCCTTCCTCGCCGCGGGGATCATCGCCAGACTCGGCACCCGGATAGGGCTGCCGACCATCCCCCTGTTCATGCTCGCGGGCATCATCTTCGGCCCGCACACGCCCGGTCTCGCCCTGGTCGACAACCCGGCGGACCTGAAGGTCATCGCCGCGCTCGGCCTGATCTTCCTGCTGTTCTACCTCGGCCTGGAGTTCTCCCTGGACGACCTGGTCGCGGGAGGCAGGCGGCTGGTGCTGGCGGGGGTCCTCTACATCCTGCTCAACGTCGGCGGTGGACTGGCCTTCGGGTTCGCCGTCGGCTGGGGGAGCAGGGAGGCCCTGGTCCTGGCCGGCGTCATCGGCATCTCCTCCTCGGCCATCGTGACCAAGCTGCTCGTCGACCTCGGCCGGCTCGGCAACCCGGAGAGCCGCCTCATCCTCGGCATCATCGTGGTCGAGGACGTCTTCCTCGCGCTCTACCTGGCCGTGCTGCAGCCGGTGCTCAGCGGTGCCGACACCTTCGCCGCCGCCGCGATCTCCTTCGGCAAGGCGTTCGCCTTCCTGATCGTGCTGACCGCGCTGGCCCGCTGGGGGACGCGGCTGGTCAACACGCTCGTCACGACCAGGGACGACGAGCTGCTCGTGGTCATGTTCACCGGTCTGGCGATCTTCACCGCCGGTGTCGCGGAGGAGCTCGGCGTCTCCGACGCCATCGGAGCCTTCATGATCGGACTCATTCTGAGCTCGACCAAGGCGGCGCCGCGCATCCGCCAGCTCGTCCACCCGCTCCGGGACGCCTTCGCCGCGCTGTTCTTCTTCGCGTTCGGCCTGTCCATCGAGCCGGGCGACATGCTCTCGGTGGCCTGGCCCATCGTGATCGCGGTGGCGATCACGGTGCTGCTCAACATCGCGGCCGGCGTGCTGGCCGCCAAGCTGAACTCCTTCGGCAGGATGGAGGCGGTCAACATCTCGCTCACCGTCCTCTCCCGCGGAGAGTTCGCCCTCGTCCTGGCGACCATGGCACTGGCCGCCGGGCTGGACACCAGGCTCGCGCCGTTCATCGCGGGATACGTGCTCGTGCTCGCCCTGCTCGGACCGCTGATCGCCAGCCGTTCGGAGCCGATCGCCCGCGCACTCCCGGGTGGGAGGAAGCGGCGAGGACGCGGGGCGCCGGAGGAGAAGGACTCCGTCCCCTGA
- a CDS encoding propionyl-CoA synthetase → MSYVDAFARSIADPGGFWTEAAGAVTWTRAPGQALDDGNPPFYRWFPDGELNTCFNALDRHVEAGHGDRVALIHDSPVTGTRRRYTYAELLDEVARFAGVLRSLGVEKGDRVVVYMPMVPEAVIAMLACARLGAVHSVVFGGFAPKELAVRIDDARPRVVVSASCGIEPGRVVPYKPMLDAALELAGHRPAHCVILQREQAPAELVPGRDVDWASADAEPAGCVPVRATDPLYILYTSGTTGLPKGVVRDNGGHAVALLWSMTNVYGIGPGEVFWAASDVGWVVGHSYIVYGPLLLGATTVLYEGKPVGTPDAGAFWRVIAEYGVNALFTAPTAFRAIKKEDPEAALLGDYDVSSLRTLFLAGERLDPDTYHWASDRLGVPVVDHWWQTETGWPVAANLRGLEPMPIKPGSPTVPVPGYDVRVLTPSGAECAPGEEGAICIRLPLPPGTLPTLWQDDERYVKSYLSAFPGHYLTGDGGYVDEDGYLFVMGRTDDVINVAGHRLSTGSMEAVLAAHPAVAECAVIGVADELKGQVPRGFVVLKSGVETDPAALRAELVQAVRDQVGAVAAFKQVDVVPALPKTRSGKILRKTMRGIAEGSDEPVPSTIEDATVLDALRSIVTPR, encoded by the coding sequence ATGTCGTACGTTGACGCCTTCGCCCGCAGCATCGCCGATCCCGGAGGGTTCTGGACCGAGGCCGCCGGGGCCGTCACCTGGACCCGGGCGCCGGGCCAGGCGCTGGACGACGGGAATCCGCCGTTCTACCGCTGGTTCCCGGACGGGGAGCTGAACACCTGCTTCAACGCGCTCGACCGGCATGTCGAGGCGGGGCACGGCGACCGGGTCGCGCTGATCCACGACAGTCCCGTCACCGGGACCCGCCGCCGGTACACCTACGCCGAACTGCTCGACGAGGTCGCCCGGTTCGCCGGGGTGCTGCGCTCGCTCGGCGTCGAGAAGGGCGACCGGGTGGTGGTCTACATGCCGATGGTCCCGGAGGCGGTGATCGCCATGCTGGCCTGCGCGCGGCTGGGGGCGGTGCACTCGGTGGTGTTCGGCGGGTTCGCGCCCAAGGAGCTGGCGGTCCGGATCGACGACGCGCGGCCCAGGGTCGTCGTGTCGGCCTCCTGCGGGATCGAACCCGGCCGGGTCGTGCCGTACAAGCCGATGCTGGACGCCGCGCTGGAGCTGGCCGGGCACCGGCCCGCGCACTGCGTGATCCTCCAGCGCGAGCAGGCGCCGGCGGAGCTGGTGCCCGGCAGGGACGTGGACTGGGCGAGCGCGGACGCCGAGCCGGCCGGGTGCGTGCCGGTGCGGGCCACCGACCCGCTCTACATCCTCTACACCAGCGGGACCACCGGCCTGCCGAAGGGCGTCGTGCGTGACAACGGCGGGCACGCGGTGGCGCTGCTGTGGAGCATGACGAACGTCTACGGCATCGGGCCGGGTGAGGTGTTCTGGGCGGCCTCCGACGTCGGCTGGGTGGTCGGCCACTCCTACATCGTGTACGGCCCGCTGCTGCTCGGCGCCACGACCGTGCTCTACGAGGGCAAGCCGGTCGGCACCCCGGACGCGGGCGCCTTCTGGCGGGTGATCGCCGAGTACGGGGTGAACGCGCTGTTCACAGCACCGACCGCGTTCCGGGCGATCAAGAAGGAGGACCCGGAGGCGGCCCTGCTGGGCGACTACGACGTCTCGTCGCTGCGGACGCTGTTCCTCGCCGGAGAGCGGCTGGACCCCGACACCTACCACTGGGCGTCGGACAGGCTCGGCGTCCCGGTGGTCGACCACTGGTGGCAGACCGAGACCGGCTGGCCCGTCGCCGCCAACCTGCGCGGACTGGAGCCCATGCCGATCAAGCCCGGCTCTCCCACCGTGCCCGTCCCCGGCTACGACGTGCGCGTGCTCACGCCCTCGGGCGCCGAGTGCGCCCCCGGCGAGGAGGGCGCGATCTGCATCCGGCTGCCGCTCCCGCCCGGCACGCTCCCCACGCTCTGGCAGGACGACGAGCGCTACGTGAAGTCCTACCTGTCGGCCTTCCCGGGCCACTACCTGACCGGCGACGGCGGCTACGTGGACGAGGACGGCTACCTGTTCGTGATGGGCCGCACCGACGACGTGATCAACGTGGCCGGGCACCGGCTGTCCACCGGGTCCATGGAGGCGGTGCTGGCCGCGCATCCGGCCGTGGCCGAATGCGCGGTGATCGGGGTGGCCGACGAGCTGAAGGGCCAGGTCCCGCGCGGCTTCGTGGTGCTGAAGAGCGGGGTGGAGACCGACCCCGCGGCGCTACGGGCCGAGCTGGTCCAGGCGGTCCGCGATCAGGTGGGCGCCGTGGCGGCGTTCAAGCAGGTGGACGTGGTCCCGGCGCTGCCGAAGACCAGGTCGGGCAAGATCCTCCGCAAGACCATGCGCGGCATCGCCGAGGGCTCCGACGAGCCGGTTCCCTCGACCATCGAGGACGCGACGGTGCTGGACGCCCTCCGCTCGATCGTGACCCCACGCTGA
- a CDS encoding carbohydrate kinase family protein: MPHTQVAVLGECVADAFATGSPSRGELALRVLPGGSPANTAVALSRLGTPTRFLGRISRDSFGALFRAHLGASGVDLTGCVTADEPSTLAVATLDESGQAGYTFYAEGSADWQWSTAELTAERLGDVSCLHTGSMALVGAPGAEHVEELLARTAVHATVSIDPNVRAAFVDLAVYRERMPLWCALADIVKLSDDDLGQIHPGEPLEEVCDAWHAAGARLIVVTRGPRGATVSLDGERATVPAPATEVVDTVGAGDSFTAAFLHRLHASGLLGGRLDSVGLDEAMEAAAFATRAAALTCSVAGANPPWAGDLNG; this comes from the coding sequence ATGCCCCACACCCAGGTAGCCGTGCTCGGTGAGTGCGTCGCCGACGCCTTCGCGACCGGGAGCCCGTCGCGGGGCGAGCTCGCCCTGCGCGTCCTCCCCGGCGGGAGTCCCGCGAACACCGCCGTGGCCCTCTCCCGCCTCGGCACCCCCACCCGCTTCCTCGGACGGATCTCCAGAGACTCCTTCGGCGCCCTGTTCCGCGCCCACCTCGGCGCCTCGGGGGTCGACCTGACCGGCTGCGTCACCGCCGACGAGCCCAGCACCCTGGCGGTGGCGACCCTGGACGAGTCGGGGCAGGCCGGCTACACCTTCTACGCGGAGGGCTCCGCCGACTGGCAGTGGAGTACGGCGGAGCTGACCGCCGAGCGGCTCGGCGACGTCTCCTGCCTGCACACCGGCTCCATGGCCCTGGTCGGCGCCCCCGGCGCCGAGCACGTCGAGGAGCTGCTGGCCAGGACCGCCGTCCACGCCACCGTCTCGATCGACCCCAACGTGCGCGCCGCGTTCGTCGACCTGGCCGTCTACCGGGAGCGGATGCCCCTGTGGTGCGCGCTCGCCGACATCGTCAAGCTGAGCGACGACGACCTGGGGCAGATCCACCCCGGCGAGCCCCTCGAAGAGGTCTGCGACGCCTGGCACGCCGCGGGCGCCCGCCTGATCGTGGTGACCCGCGGCCCCCGGGGCGCGACCGTCTCCCTCGACGGCGAGCGGGCGACGGTGCCCGCACCCGCCACGGAGGTCGTGGACACGGTCGGCGCCGGCGACTCCTTCACCGCCGCCTTCCTGCACCGGCTGCACGCCTCCGGCCTGCTCGGCGGGCGGCTCGACTCCGTCGGGCTCGACGAGGCCATGGAGGCGGCGGCCTTCGCCACCCGTGCCGCCGCGCTCACCTGCTCGGTGGCCGGAGCCAACCCGCCGTGGGCGGGCGACCTGAACGGCTGA
- a CDS encoding choice-of-anchor P family protein, whose protein sequence is MKSSHARFHVPGALRRVLAGAATLALTASAVVAQGGTAAAAPGTPGVPQAPAVVFAEDFENGQGATPILITGYTGAAPAGQTYTADPAWLTACNGWIASQRNPATEPANSGCGGWWTSVKQLAGTLGQWAGGNPATNHAVTAYTSANPGSGKTQLEAVRPVSIGAPDRFLTFSVDAAEVNCHANHAKLGFYLLDGSTAVPTFTTPIEPCAHPSTTINGIGVGTYTSDSPVLFGGSTVGLRLVNFQASGYGNDAAFDNVRILDVTPQLDAGYGPASVEVGAESTLTFTVTNTSELAVKKGWSFREKLPSGLTVAATAPVTDCADATVTAPAGGAQIGVTGTLAAGKASCTVKVAVTSARAGTYTTCAGDLTAHAGIIPPGCAEVRFVPPVLVFDAHAHGGRVTTPLLGVPPLAPSDITCTRTAGTDDATLARATPAGLGTLGVITTTASGAVDAAGLRTATATATTARLSLLDGLVTADEITSTAKAQGDDSGDVSTTGRVELTNLKVNGVSIVDPSAGLTIDIPLVAKVVINERVAIAGGNGIAVNAIHIRTVAGAEIVISHARAALTVPGKPCPTA, encoded by the coding sequence ATGAAAAGTTCTCATGCGCGTTTTCATGTGCCCGGCGCGCTCAGGCGCGTCCTGGCCGGCGCCGCCACACTCGCGCTGACGGCCTCGGCCGTGGTCGCCCAGGGCGGCACCGCGGCGGCGGCCCCCGGCACCCCGGGGGTGCCGCAGGCTCCGGCGGTCGTCTTCGCCGAGGACTTCGAGAACGGCCAGGGCGCCACACCCATCCTGATCACCGGCTACACCGGGGCGGCACCCGCCGGCCAGACCTACACCGCCGACCCGGCATGGCTGACCGCCTGCAACGGCTGGATCGCCTCGCAGCGCAACCCGGCCACCGAGCCGGCGAACAGCGGCTGCGGCGGATGGTGGACCTCGGTCAAGCAACTGGCCGGCACACTGGGCCAGTGGGCGGGCGGCAATCCGGCGACCAACCACGCCGTCACCGCCTACACCAGCGCCAACCCCGGCTCGGGCAAGACCCAGCTGGAGGCCGTCAGGCCCGTCAGTATCGGCGCCCCCGACCGCTTCCTGACCTTCTCGGTCGACGCCGCCGAGGTCAACTGCCACGCCAACCACGCCAAGCTCGGCTTCTACCTGCTGGACGGCTCGACGGCGGTGCCCACCTTCACCACCCCGATCGAGCCGTGCGCCCACCCCAGCACGACCATCAACGGGATCGGCGTGGGCACCTACACCAGTGACAGCCCCGTGCTGTTCGGCGGCTCCACGGTGGGGCTCCGGCTGGTCAACTTCCAGGCCAGCGGTTACGGCAACGACGCCGCGTTCGACAACGTGCGGATCCTGGACGTCACGCCCCAGCTCGACGCCGGCTACGGTCCCGCTTCGGTCGAGGTGGGCGCCGAGTCGACGCTGACGTTCACCGTCACCAACACCAGCGAGCTGGCGGTGAAGAAGGGCTGGTCGTTCCGGGAGAAGCTGCCCTCCGGCCTGACCGTCGCGGCCACCGCTCCGGTGACCGACTGCGCGGACGCGACGGTGACGGCGCCGGCGGGCGGCGCGCAGATCGGCGTGACCGGGACGCTGGCCGCCGGCAAGGCGTCCTGCACCGTCAAGGTGGCGGTGACGTCCGCACGGGCCGGCACCTACACCACCTGCGCCGGCGACCTGACCGCCCATGCGGGGATCATCCCGCCGGGATGCGCCGAAGTGAGGTTCGTCCCGCCCGTCCTGGTGTTCGACGCCCACGCGCACGGCGGCCGCGTCACCACCCCGCTGCTCGGCGTCCCGCCGCTCGCGCCGTCCGACATCACCTGCACCAGGACCGCCGGCACCGACGACGCCACGCTGGCCCGCGCCACGCCGGCCGGTCTCGGCACGCTGGGGGTCATCACCACCACGGCCTCGGGCGCGGTCGACGCGGCGGGGCTCCGCACCGCCACGGCCACGGCCACGACGGCCCGTCTCAGCCTGCTCGACGGCCTCGTCACCGCCGACGAGATCACCTCGACGGCGAAGGCCCAGGGCGACGACTCCGGAGACGTGAGCACCACCGGCCGGGTGGAGCTCACCAACCTGAAGGTCAACGGCGTCTCGATCGTCGACCCCAGCGCCGGGCTCACGATCGACATCCCGCTGGTGGCCAAGGTCGTGATCAACGAGCGGGTGGCGATCGCCGGCGGCAACGGCATCGCGGTCAACGCCATCCACATCCGCACCGTGGCAGGCGCCGAGATCGTCATCAGCCACGCCAGGGCCGCGCTGACCGTGCCAGGAAAGCCCTGCCCGACCGCCTGA
- the iscB gene encoding RNA-guided endonuclease IscB, which translates to MFVLDKHGQPLQPTSPAYARKLLRSGRAVVHRHTPFVIRLKDRTAADSTVEGMHVGIDPGSKHTGIAVFTEHGGSRTGRYALQLDHRGAAIRDKLASRAALRRGRRSRNLRYRAPRFNNRTKPKGWLAPSLKHRMDTTMSWADRLRRWAPVSAVHVERVAFDTHALSAGRPLEGAAYQQGTLVGYEVREYLLAKWGRACAYCGISRTPLNIDHIHPRSRGGCDRISNLTVACIPCNQTKNATPVEEFLKAKPTLLAKILKQAKAPLRDAAAVNATRWALWRALEATGLPVATASGARTKWNRSRTGAAKSHALDALHVGHLETVAGWPSTVLVVTATGRGSYARTTPDRYGFPRLVRPRIKLHHGFQTGGLVRANVPAGKKAGVHLGRVLVRSSGSFDITTRHGRVAGISHRHVRHLQRADGYGYTTRKEADRND; encoded by the coding sequence GTGTTCGTCCTCGACAAGCACGGCCAACCGCTACAGCCCACGAGCCCGGCCTACGCGCGCAAACTCCTGCGCTCAGGCCGGGCTGTGGTGCACCGTCACACCCCGTTCGTCATCCGTCTCAAGGACCGCACCGCCGCCGACTCCACCGTCGAAGGCATGCACGTCGGCATAGACCCCGGCAGCAAGCACACCGGCATTGCCGTGTTCACCGAGCACGGCGGGAGCCGTACCGGCAGGTACGCGCTCCAGCTCGACCACCGAGGCGCAGCGATCCGCGACAAGCTCGCCTCGCGGGCCGCGCTGCGCCGGGGACGTAGGTCCCGGAACCTGCGCTACCGCGCGCCCCGATTCAACAACCGCACCAAACCCAAGGGGTGGCTCGCGCCGTCCCTGAAACACCGTATGGACACCACCATGTCGTGGGCGGACCGCCTGAGGCGCTGGGCACCCGTCAGCGCCGTGCATGTGGAGCGGGTCGCGTTCGACACGCACGCCCTGTCGGCCGGTAGGCCGCTTGAAGGAGCGGCCTACCAGCAGGGCACCCTCGTCGGGTACGAGGTGCGCGAATACCTACTGGCCAAATGGGGCCGGGCGTGCGCGTACTGCGGAATCTCCAGGACGCCGCTGAACATCGACCACATCCATCCGCGCTCCCGAGGTGGCTGCGATCGGATCAGCAACCTGACCGTGGCCTGCATCCCGTGCAACCAGACCAAGAACGCCACCCCCGTGGAGGAGTTCCTCAAAGCCAAGCCCACCCTGCTGGCGAAGATCCTCAAGCAGGCCAAGGCTCCGCTGCGCGACGCCGCCGCCGTCAACGCCACCCGGTGGGCACTGTGGCGGGCGCTGGAGGCGACCGGCCTGCCGGTCGCGACGGCGTCGGGCGCACGCACCAAGTGGAACCGGTCTCGCACCGGCGCCGCCAAGTCGCACGCGTTGGACGCGCTGCACGTCGGCCACCTGGAGACCGTGGCCGGCTGGCCGTCCACGGTCCTGGTGGTCACGGCGACCGGACGCGGTAGCTACGCCCGCACCACGCCCGACCGATACGGGTTCCCCCGCCTCGTCCGGCCACGGATCAAATTGCACCACGGCTTCCAAACCGGCGGCCTGGTCCGGGCGAACGTCCCGGCAGGCAAGAAAGCCGGGGTTCACCTCGGGCGAGTCCTGGTCCGGTCCTCCGGCTCGTTCGACATCACTACCCGGCACGGTCGCGTCGCCGGGATCAGCCACAGGCATGTCCGTCATCTTCAGCGCGCGGACGGCTACGGCTACACGACTCGGAAAGAAGCTGATCGAAATGACTGA
- a CDS encoding PEP/pyruvate-binding domain-containing protein yields the protein MYGTPLILKFDDIDAGMLPLVGGKAANLGVLTAAGLPVPPGLCVTTEAYRRVTEQAGLEDVLDALAVTAAGETRVLNELAGRARELVLSAPVPADIADAVRRSAHGPVAVRSSATAEDLPHASFAGQQDTYLNVIGADAVLDAVRRCWASLWTDRAVAYRAANGIDHRAVLLAVVIQEMVQSEVAGVMFTANPVTGRRREAVIDASPGLGEAVVSGAVNPDHFVVDTATGRITARRLGDKRLAVRSLPGGGVEHVETAVEGACVTDAQVRALAELGGRVEDHYGSPQDTEWAVDAGGALWLTQARPITTLFPIPRHPRPAGAGHPEDRTTRLRAGHGGSGGSGPDGGAQGGARIYFSFSVAQGIYAPITPMGMSAFRLLSSSAAALLGTPVTDRLDGAPQFAEAASRMFIDVTGIMRSRVGRMGLPRVLDVMEARSATVLRGLSDDPRFSVTQRSVRPALRRLVRNAIRFRIPARAAQALVMPEKAHRRAERLGVRLRTQPAAPAGATALERLDHVERILGTRAVPLLPTVLPGPLAGFAMLGLAYRLLGDRARPGELQTVLRGLPHNVTTEMDLALWHLATRIRADREAASLLLGTPAAELAARFGAGSLPGVVDRGLKEFLSVYGVRAVAEIDLGVPRWSEDPTHVIGVLANYLRLEDPALSPDALFARGAAEAVLMIKTLSARVGGVRGRVVRFALGRARALAGVRELPKFYMVTILAAMRAELVTVGADLTARGLLDSPRDIFFLTLEEARTALTAASGKTTPEQNAPTTPEGSTPATPGQSTPTTPGGRTPTTPGGRAPTAPGQSAPTTPGDAAPPYPAGLRALVSERREDAARERRRRHLPRVLLSDGTEPEAVATSAPVDGALTGTPASAGSVTGIARVVLDPVGAHLEPGEILVCPSTDPGWTPLFLTAGGLVMEMGGANSHGAVVAREYGIPAVVGVARATEHIVTGQRITLDGTSGAVITT from the coding sequence ATGTACGGCACCCCACTGATCCTGAAATTTGATGACATCGATGCGGGGATGCTGCCTCTCGTCGGCGGCAAGGCCGCGAACCTCGGCGTGCTCACCGCTGCCGGGCTCCCCGTCCCCCCGGGACTCTGCGTCACCACCGAGGCCTACCGGAGGGTCACCGAGCAGGCAGGGCTGGAGGACGTGCTCGACGCCCTCGCCGTCACGGCCGCCGGGGAGACCCGGGTTCTGAACGAGCTGGCCGGCCGGGCCCGCGAGCTCGTGCTGTCCGCCCCGGTGCCCGCCGACATCGCCGACGCCGTACGGCGGAGCGCGCACGGCCCCGTCGCGGTCCGCTCCTCGGCCACCGCCGAGGACCTGCCGCACGCCAGCTTCGCCGGCCAGCAGGACACCTACCTCAACGTGATCGGCGCCGACGCCGTGCTGGACGCGGTCCGGCGCTGCTGGGCCTCGCTCTGGACCGACCGGGCCGTGGCCTACCGCGCCGCCAACGGCATCGACCACCGGGCCGTGCTGCTGGCCGTCGTGATCCAGGAGATGGTCCAGTCGGAGGTCGCCGGGGTGATGTTCACCGCCAACCCGGTCACCGGACGGCGGCGCGAGGCGGTCATCGACGCGAGTCCGGGCCTCGGCGAGGCCGTGGTGTCCGGCGCGGTCAATCCCGACCACTTCGTGGTGGACACCGCCACCGGGCGGATCACCGCGCGGCGGCTGGGCGACAAGCGGCTGGCCGTACGGTCCCTGCCCGGTGGCGGCGTCGAACACGTCGAGACCGCCGTGGAGGGCGCCTGCGTCACCGACGCCCAGGTCCGGGCGCTGGCCGAGCTGGGCGGCCGGGTCGAGGACCACTACGGCTCCCCGCAGGACACCGAGTGGGCCGTCGACGCCGGCGGCGCCCTCTGGCTGACCCAGGCACGGCCGATCACCACCCTCTTCCCGATCCCCCGGCACCCGCGTCCGGCCGGAGCGGGTCACCCGGAGGACCGGACCACCCGTCTCCGCGCCGGGCACGGAGGGTCGGGCGGCTCCGGCCCGGACGGCGGGGCGCAGGGCGGCGCGCGGATCTACTTCTCCTTCAGCGTGGCCCAGGGCATCTACGCGCCGATCACCCCGATGGGCATGTCGGCCTTCCGGCTGCTGTCGTCGTCGGCCGCCGCCCTGCTGGGCACCCCGGTCACCGACCGGCTGGACGGGGCGCCCCAGTTCGCCGAGGCGGCCAGCCGGATGTTCATCGACGTCACGGGGATCATGCGCAGCCGGGTGGGCCGGATGGGCCTGCCCCGGGTGCTCGACGTGATGGAGGCCAGGTCGGCCACCGTGCTGCGCGGCCTGTCCGACGATCCCCGCTTCAGCGTGACCCAGCGCTCGGTGCGCCCCGCCCTGCGCCGGCTCGTCAGGAACGCGATCCGCTTCCGCATCCCGGCACGCGCCGCGCAGGCCCTCGTGATGCCCGAGAAGGCGCACCGGCGTGCGGAGCGGCTGGGAGTACGGCTCCGGACACAGCCGGCCGCTCCGGCGGGCGCCACCGCCCTCGAACGGCTCGACCACGTCGAACGGATCCTGGGCACCCGTGCCGTCCCCCTGCTGCCGACCGTCCTGCCGGGGCCGCTGGCCGGGTTCGCCATGCTCGGCCTGGCCTACCGCCTCCTCGGCGACCGCGCCCGGCCCGGTGAGCTCCAGACCGTCCTGCGGGGACTGCCGCACAACGTGACCACCGAGATGGACCTGGCGCTGTGGCACCTGGCCACCCGGATCCGCGCCGACCGGGAGGCCGCCTCCCTGCTGCTCGGCACACCGGCCGCCGAGCTGGCGGCCCGCTTCGGCGCCGGGTCGCTGCCCGGCGTGGTGGACCGGGGCCTGAAGGAGTTCCTGTCCGTCTACGGCGTCCGCGCGGTCGCCGAGATCGACCTCGGCGTGCCCCGCTGGTCGGAGGATCCGACGCACGTCATCGGCGTCCTGGCCAACTATCTCCGCCTGGAGGACCCCGCGCTCTCCCCCGACGCCCTGTTCGCCAGGGGCGCCGCGGAGGCCGTTCTCATGATCAAAACCCTGAGCGCCCGCGTGGGGGGCGTCCGGGGCCGGGTCGTCCGCTTCGCCCTGGGCCGGGCCCGGGCCCTGGCTGGCGTGCGCGAGCTGCCCAAGTTCTACATGGTGACCATCCTGGCCGCCATGCGCGCCGAGCTGGTGACCGTCGGCGCCGACCTGACCGCCCGCGGCCTCCTCGACTCGCCCCGGGACATCTTCTTCCTGACCCTGGAAGAGGCCCGCACCGCCCTCACGGCCGCATCCGGGAAAACCACCCCCGAACAGAACGCACCGACCACCCCCGAGGGGAGCACACCGGCCACCCCCGGACAGAGCACACCGACCACCCCCGGGGGAAGAACGCCGACCACCCCCGGAGGGAGAGCGCCGACCGCCCCCGGACAGAGCGCACCGACCACCCCCGGCGACGCGGCGCCGCCGTACCCCGCGGGGCTGCGGGCGCTCGTCTCCGAGCGGCGCGAGGACGCCGCGCGCGAGCGGCGCCGCAGGCACCTGCCGCGTGTCCTGCTGTCGGACGGCACCGAGCCCGAGGCGGTCGCCACGTCGGCCCCGGTGGACGGCGCGCTCACCGGCACACCGGCCTCCGCGGGCAGCGTCACGGGGATCGCCCGGGTGGTCCTCGACCCGGTCGGCGCCCACCTGGAGCCCGGCGAGATCCTGGTCTGCCCTTCCACCGACCCCGGCTGGACCCCGCTGTTCCTCACCGCGGGAGGCCTGGTCATGGAGATGGGCGGCGCCAACTCGCACGGCGCGGTGGTCGCGCGCGAGTACGGCATCCCGGCCGTCGTGGGCGTCGCCCGCGCGACCGAGCACATCGTCACCGGCCAGCGGATCACCCTGGACGGCACCTCCGGCGCGGTGATCACGACCTGA